The nucleotide window CAGATCGTCACGGTCCGCAACACCTCCAAGAACCCCCTGGCCAGCGTGCCCGTCACGCTGCCCGTCCCCAAGGCCACCATGTACGTCGCCCCCGAGAAGGGCATGAACGTGGCCCTCACCGAGTACTCCATCGACGGCGGCAAGACCTTTGCCGTTGCTCCGCTGAAAAAGAAGATCACGGTCACCGAGAACGGCAAAAGCGTGATCAAGGAGGTGGAAGTGAAACCCAGCGAGTACACGACCGTCCGCTGGACGATCCGTGAAATCAGCGCCAATCAGGCACTGAAATTCGGTTACCGCGCCCAGGTCCGCTGAACTTCAGCAGGTTCACCCCGCCCCCCCCGACCCGCCCACTTTCTTTTCCCGGAGGAAAACCATGAAACGTAGCACCCAACTGATCGCCCTGATGGCCGCCCTGGCCGCCGGTTCCGCAGGCGCCGCTGGCACCCTGGCCGGCACCACCATCGAGAACACCGCGACCGCCAGCTTCGAGGATCCCGCCAACGCCGGCAGCACCCTGAGCAGCACCTCGAACACCGTGCAGACCGTCGTGCTGCCCAAGCCCGACTTTGACATCGTTTACACCGACGGCACCACCGACGGCAACACCATCACCACCACCCCGGTCCTCACCACCGGCGCGGTCCCCGGTCAGGTCATCACCACCCCCTACTCGCTGGTCAACAAGGGCAACACCCCCCTGGACATCGTCGTGAACGCCGACACCACCGGCAGCGCCGCAGGTTCGACCGTCAAGTACTACCGCGTGAACCCCGACGGCAGCCTGGGCGCCGAGATTCCGGCCGGCACCGCCGTGACCGTCACCCCCGACGATCCCTCCACCCCCGCCGACGAGGGCATCGTGAAGATCGCGCAGGTCATCACCCTGCCCACCGACCCGGCCCTGATCACCCCCACCAGCGTGTTCGGTGCGTCCCCCGAGGGCACCGTGGTCGGTACCGCCGGCGCCGATCCCCTGGTCACCCCCGGCAACGGCTACGCCAGCGGCACCACCATCCAGGAAGAGAACAAGGCCGTCAACACCGACCTGCAGTTCACGCGCATCACGGTGTACGCCCCCGCGCTGGACAACAACCCCAACACCAACCCCGGCACGCCCGTCGACAGCGCCGGGAACCCCCTGCCCCCGGCCAGCGTGCCGCCCGTCACCAGCGTCAGCGTGCCCACCGAAGTGGTCGGCAAGGTCGGCGACAACACCCCGGTCGTCAGCGCGCCCGGTTACATCACGCCCGCCCCCACCACGCCCCCCGCCACGCCCAGCCCCGTGCCCGGCGGCGCGACCGACCCCACCCCCGGCGGCACGCCCATCGCCACGAACGTCGCCGGTGACGAGCAGATCGCCTACCCGGCCGCCGATACGAACACCACGCCCGACAAGGTCGTGTTCACGAACACCCTGACCAACACCGGCGGCGCGACCGACAAGGTGCAGCTGTTCCCGGCGCTGGCCGACGGCACGCCCGACCCCGCCTACACCTTCGACCCGGCCACCGGCGTGTTCACGAACACCGCGACCGGCGTGACCATCCGCTTCCTGGACCCCGTGACCGGCGAGCCCATCAAGGTGTCCGTCGACCCGACCAACCCGACCGTCGCGCAGTACCCCACCGTGACTGTCCCGGACGGCAGCACCGTCGTGTACCGCACGGAAGTCACCTACCCCGACGCGAACGACTCGGCTCCCATCGCCCCGATCAGCGTGGTCATCGGTGCGGACTCTCTGAAGGACGCCGGTCTGGTGTCGAACAGCAACACCAAGAACACCATCCTGCCGCCCGCCGCGCAGTTCGGTGACGCCACCGGCACGCTGGGTGCCGCCGCGACCCCCGCGCCCGTCCAGACCGTGAACCCCAACGGCGTGAACAGCGGCATCAGCAGCCCGGACTTCAGCGACGCGACCGCCACCTTCCCGATGGACGTCGTGAACAACGGCCAGTACAACGACAGCTACACCCTGAGCGGCACCGTCACCCTGACCGACGCCGTGACCGGTAACCCCGTGGTCGTCCCGGTCCTGTACTACGCGCCGGACGGCTCCCTGCTGCCCCGCGTCAGCACCGACCCGGCCAGCCCCGACTACAACAAGTTCATCACGCCCGTCGTGGCCCCCGGCACCGAGTACAAGCCCGTGGCGGTCATCCAGGTGCCGGCCGGCACGCTGACCGGCGACTACACCGTCACGCAGAACGCCGTGGGGAACTACAGCACCATCCCCATGACCGACACGAACAACATCATCCGCGTGGCGCCCGCCGGGTCCGTGGCCGTCGCCAAGTTCATCGCCAAGGCTGGCGTGGTCGCCGGAACCGACCCCAAGAACGGCATCGACAACCCCACCGACTACACCGCCAGCGGCGCGAACGGCGCCAAGCCCGGCGACACCCTGAGCTACAGGATCATCGGTAAGAACACCTACAACACCGATGTGAACGCGTTCTTCCTGAGCGATACCGTGCCCGCCAACACCTCCTTCGTCAGCGTGGCCCTGAGCCCCGCGCCCGTCAAGACCATCTACCGCGTGGACGGCGGCGCCTGGAGTGCCACCGCCCCCGCCGCCGGACTGGCCGCCGGCACCGTGATCGACGTGGCCGTGGACGCCGACGGCAACAACCTGCCCGACGCCCTGGCCCCCGGCGCCACCCTGACCGCCGACTTCACCGTCACCGTCAACTGATCTGCCCGAGACGCGCCCTGCACTGACGCGGGGCGCGTCTCTTCACAACACCAGAATCTTCACAACACCAGAAACCGATATTGAATTCCGCACATTTGAGTGCGCCACCCCTTTTCACCTGCGCGCCCTGCCCGGCGCGCCCCGCAAGGAGACTCCCGTGACCCGCTTCCCCCTGACCCCCAATCTGATGCTGACCGGCCTGCTGATCCTGGCGGGTCAGGCTGCCGCCGCCCGCACCCCCGCCGGGACCGAGATCACCAACCAGGCGCAGGCGGAATTCATCCCGCCGACCTCGCCGGACCCGGTCCGGGCGGTGTCGAACACCATCGTCACGGTCGTGCAGGCGGTCTGCTCGGTCAGCGTCACGCCGGACGGCACGGTGCCGCAGCCGGGGCAGTCGGCCACGCTGCTGCCCGGCGAGCAGGCCGCGTTCCAGTACACGGTCGTGAACACCGGGAACACCACCGGGGACTTCCCGGTCCTGGCGCGCGGCGAGGCGGGCAGCACCATCAGCCCGGCGCTGCGCGTGATCCGCGACCTGAACGGCAACGGCCGTCCCGACACGAACGAACCCGAAGTGGACCGCGTGACCCTGGCCCCCGACGACAGCGCCGCGCTGCTGCTGGTCGTGGACACCAGTGACGCGCAGGGCGACGCGTACGTGAACCTGATCGCCAGTTGCGCCGGTGGCGAGAGCGCCGACAGCAACAACGTGAGCCGCGTGCAGGTCGGGCCGCCCCCGGTGCTGGGCGTGCAGAAGTCCTTCACGCCTGCGCTGGTGCGGCCCGGCAGCGAGACGACCGTGACGGTCAGCACCAGCAACACCGGCCAGGGCGAGAGCCGCGAGGTGATCCTGACCGACCTGCTGGCCGAGCAGGCCGCGCAGGGCCTGACCTTCGTGGCTGGCAGCGCCCGCACGAACACCGGCACGCTGGAGTACACCCAGGACGGCGTGACCTGGACGGCGCAGGAGGTCGCGCCGGTGCGCGGCGTGCGCGTGCGCGCCGAACGCCTCGCGCCGGGCGCCAGCATCGTCCTGACCTTCCGGATGCTGGCCGGCGCGGCCGCCGAGAACCAGGTCATTCCGAACACCGCGACCGCGCAGACCGGCGGCAAGAGCAGCAGCGGCAGCGCCAGCGCCGACGTGCGGTACCTGCCGGCCGTGGCGATCGGCCCGGTCGGGGTGCCCGAAGCGCCCGAGAACACGCCGGCCGACTCGCAGAGCCGCGCGTTCGCGGTGGTGGGGCAGCAGGTGTGCTTCGATCACACCGTCAAGAACACCGGGGACGTGCGCGACAACTTCCGCATCACCGTCACGTACCCGCAGGGCGGCGCGACCAGCGTGCTGTACGGCGAGAACGGGCAGCCGCTGGCGCAACCGCTGGTGCTGGACCCCGGTCAGACGGCGCTGGTCCGCATCTGCTACGACGCGCAGCAGGCCGGGCCGCTGGAATCCCTGATCACCGTCAACGGTGACCGTGGCACCAGCAACACCACCCGCGACCTCGTGGGCGTGGTCGAGGCCGGACTGCCGGAACTCACCAAGTCCTTCGAGGCGACCACGCAGGGTGATGCGGGGCAGACCGTGGTCATCCCGGCGGGCGGCACCGTCGCGCAGGGCGACACCATCACGTACACCCTGACGGTCCGTAACCCCTACACCCGCGCCCTGACGAACGCGGTCGTGACCGAC belongs to Deinococcus seoulensis and includes:
- a CDS encoding DUF11 domain-containing protein, with amino-acid sequence MKRSTQLIALMAALAAGSAGAAGTLAGTTIENTATASFEDPANAGSTLSSTSNTVQTVVLPKPDFDIVYTDGTTDGNTITTTPVLTTGAVPGQVITTPYSLVNKGNTPLDIVVNADTTGSAAGSTVKYYRVNPDGSLGAEIPAGTAVTVTPDDPSTPADEGIVKIAQVITLPTDPALITPTSVFGASPEGTVVGTAGADPLVTPGNGYASGTTIQEENKAVNTDLQFTRITVYAPALDNNPNTNPGTPVDSAGNPLPPASVPPVTSVSVPTEVVGKVGDNTPVVSAPGYITPAPTTPPATPSPVPGGATDPTPGGTPIATNVAGDEQIAYPAADTNTTPDKVVFTNTLTNTGGATDKVQLFPALADGTPDPAYTFDPATGVFTNTATGVTIRFLDPVTGEPIKVSVDPTNPTVAQYPTVTVPDGSTVVYRTEVTYPDANDSAPIAPISVVIGADSLKDAGLVSNSNTKNTILPPAAQFGDATGTLGAAATPAPVQTVNPNGVNSGISSPDFSDATATFPMDVVNNGQYNDSYTLSGTVTLTDAVTGNPVVVPVLYYAPDGSLLPRVSTDPASPDYNKFITPVVAPGTEYKPVAVIQVPAGTLTGDYTVTQNAVGNYSTIPMTDTNNIIRVAPAGSVAVAKFIAKAGVVAGTDPKNGIDNPTDYTASGANGAKPGDTLSYRIIGKNTYNTDVNAFFLSDTVPANTSFVSVALSPAPVKTIYRVDGGAWSATAPAAGLAAGTVIDVAVDADGNNLPDALAPGATLTADFTVTVN
- a CDS encoding DUF11 domain-containing protein; amino-acid sequence: MTRFPLTPNLMLTGLLILAGQAAAARTPAGTEITNQAQAEFIPPTSPDPVRAVSNTIVTVVQAVCSVSVTPDGTVPQPGQSATLLPGEQAAFQYTVVNTGNTTGDFPVLARGEAGSTISPALRVIRDLNGNGRPDTNEPEVDRVTLAPDDSAALLLVVDTSDAQGDAYVNLIASCAGGESADSNNVSRVQVGPPPVLGVQKSFTPALVRPGSETTVTVSTSNTGQGESREVILTDLLAEQAAQGLTFVAGSARTNTGTLEYTQDGVTWTAQEVAPVRGVRVRAERLAPGASIVLTFRMLAGAAAENQVIPNTATAQTGGKSSSGSASADVRYLPAVAIGPVGVPEAPENTPADSQSRAFAVVGQQVCFDHTVKNTGDVRDNFRITVTYPQGGATSVLYGENGQPLAQPLVLDPGQTALVRICYDAQQAGPLESLITVNGDRGTSNTTRDLVGVVEAGLPELTKSFEATTQGDAGQTVVIPAGGTVAQGDTITYTLTVRNPYTRALTNAVVTDPIPAHVDFTSASDGGVVSGQPGAQSVQWNLGTLAPGESRSLTVVTQVSTRAQDGEALKNIFNLVTTELTQPLPSNEVQTPVWTAKLIIEKTVSAKEATFGDRLTYTLKITNESRTTAIIDAVVNDTPARGLEYIPGTSTLGGQPLADPAIAAGVLTWNGGIIPAGGSILITYQTRVTPEATGDLINTVEVSGKGAGGVARAIASNRATATTKLNPLKFAPIADIVGTVFVDRNRNGLFDPLLDTPVERARVLLAGGRQVVTDPKGRYSFPNVPTGTHALRLDPGTTPYPPLNVPQDGALSGTQTVFVRGLTSVDFPLAPLGGDISAVRRTTLTVGDVTVEKAVYATEGGYVVTLRVVTPRALKGVQLNDPLPTGAVLKEGGNTYAGTLDAGERNFTYRFDWTGEPRAATTDPVISWRY